A stretch of DNA from Desulfurella amilsii:
TAGTCTTTGTGCCACAAGAATTGCAAGAAAACTTTAACTTTGAAAGCTTAAAAAACCTTTTTAACACACAAAACCAAATCATTGGCATTTTTGAAGGCAACATAAACACTCAAAACACAATTTTTACTGATGAAGTGTACTCAATGCTGGAGTTAAATAAAAATGAACTTTTAGAATTAAATATTGATAAAGCAAAAATTTTTACACACAACGCTTTAAGCTGTCATATAGCCTTATATAATACCATAAAGGACAAACCGATAAAAATATCTATCATTGACCTATCAAGCGGTGGTTTTTTTGCATCAAAAATAATGTCAATAGAAAATTTTAGAAAGCATATAACGCTTTGCATTGAAAGCTTTAGCGATAAAGCTTTGGAGTATTTTTTTAGCATTGATGAAAACTATAAAAAAAGGTTTGGAAGTTTCAGCGAAACTTTTGCAAAAGAGTTGTCCAGTTTTTCGTTGACTTTAAGTGACGCTGATTTTGCAATAACCGTTACTAACAATTCTGAGTTTGATAAGTTTTTATTTTTTGCCTATTTTAAAGATAATAGCTATAAAATTATTATTAAGGAATTTAGTGGAGCGTATAATACTATTAGAGAAAAGGTAGCTAATTTTGCAATGCTATTTTTGAGAGAATTTGTATTATCAAAAAATTTATGAGAGTATTTGTTGCAATAGATCTACCTTACAATATAAAAAACACTACAAGGTTATTAATAGAACAACTTCAATCAAAAGATAAAAGTATAAAGTTTGCAAAAATCGAAAATTTGCATATTACTTTAAAATTCTTAGGAGAGCTAACAAACGACAATATTGTGCATATTGAAAATTTTTTAAATAAAATTGCATCAAAAAACAAAGCATTTGAGATCAACTTAAAAGAAAGCGGTGTATTTAAAAGTCTTAAAAATCCAAGAATACTGTGGATAGGCCAAAATCACAATGCAGATTTTGAAAATATCACATCAAACATTGATGAGCTTTTTGCAAAAGAGGATCACATCTGCCATATAACACTTGCAAGGCTAAAAAATATTCCAATCCAAAAAATAAAAGAGCTTTTGGAATTAACAAACTTTTTTATCCAAAACAATCATCTACAATTTAGAGTCGAAGAATTTTTCCTTTATGAGAGCATACTAAAATCAAGCGCCCCTATTTACAAGCAAATAAAAAAATTTAAACTGCAAATATAAAATTTTATTTTATTGACTTTTTTAGAAACATATAGTACTAATTATACGATTGATTAATGAAGCAGGAAATTTTATGAGCACTAAAGAAAAAATTCTGGAAAAGGCAAGCGAATTATTTGCTCAATATGGCTACCAGGAAACCTCTATTAGGAGAATTGCCAAAGAAGCAAAAGCAAACGGTGCAATGATTAGTTACTATTTTGGGAGTAAAAAAGCATTGTATGAAAGCGTTTTGTCTGCAAATATGGATGAGTTTTTAGAAAATGTTTGCAAAATAAAAAATGACGATGAAAGAGAGTTTTTAAAAGAATTTATTAAGATACACATAGATGCGTTAAAGAAAAGAGGCAAATATATTTCATACCTAATGCTAAAAGAAAGTGCAACAAATTTTGAACAGGTTAAATCGCTAAAAGACAAATACTTTGAACCTCTCTCAAAAATATTGATCGATGTTTTAAAAAAAGGCATAGAAAAGAAAATTTTCAAACCATTCAACGAACAAATGATGCTTCAATTACTCATTGGCATAAATGTCATGCTTGCTTTAAAAAATACCCAAAACAACACAGAAGAATTATCAAATGTTGCATACAGCATTTTTATGAATGGAGTACGTACATGAGAAT
This window harbors:
- a CDS encoding CinA family protein, with the translated sequence MSYAVVFLDIPYSCDFYLDKISSVAELRSLVVSCRDDFNEIRKSIEFAFQTTNGLFIVYPKRLWHKLQKIMLVSFERPSVFKDEAYIVASGFKKLSEGIFADIVYKKPIVFVPQELQENFNFESLKNLFNTQNQIIGIFEGNINTQNTIFTDEVYSMLELNKNELLELNIDKAKIFTHNALSCHIALYNTIKDKPIKISIIDLSSGGFFASKIMSIENFRKHITLCIESFSDKALEYFFSIDENYKKRFGSFSETFAKELSSFSLTLSDADFAITVTNNSEFDKFLFFAYFKDNSYKIIIKEFSGAYNTIREKVANFAMLFLREFVLSKNL
- the thpR gene encoding RNA 2',3'-cyclic phosphodiesterase, coding for MRVFVAIDLPYNIKNTTRLLIEQLQSKDKSIKFAKIENLHITLKFLGELTNDNIVHIENFLNKIASKNKAFEINLKESGVFKSLKNPRILWIGQNHNADFENITSNIDELFAKEDHICHITLARLKNIPIQKIKELLELTNFFIQNNHLQFRVEEFFLYESILKSSAPIYKQIKKFKLQI
- a CDS encoding TetR/AcrR family transcriptional regulator, whose translation is MSTKEKILEKASELFAQYGYQETSIRRIAKEAKANGAMISYYFGSKKALYESVLSANMDEFLENVCKIKNDDEREFLKEFIKIHIDALKKRGKYISYLMLKESATNFEQVKSLKDKYFEPLSKILIDVLKKGIEKKIFKPFNEQMMLQLLIGINVMLALKNTQNNTEELSNVAYSIFMNGVRT